The genomic interval CGCCGATCGCCGGGTTGGCGATCGCTACGACCGAGCCGTCAAGTCCGACCATGAACAGGCCGAAGGCGACGGCGGCGAGCGTCAGCCACGGATTGGCCCGGACACCGCCGAGGCGGCCGGCGGGCGGCGAATGAGGCGTGGGGGCATGCGGATTGATGGTGCCGACGGGCATGAGAGGGCCATTCCTTCGTGCAGCGCAGAGAGCGCGGAGAACGTGGACGGCATCGGCCGTCCACCAAGAGGGGGAACGCACGGTCCGGGACACGGTCGACCGGATCAAGTGCGCGGGAACCCGACCCCGCGGCACGCCACCGGGCCCGTGCGGGCCCGGTGGCGCGGTTATTCGGCGGGGTGGTGAAGGTGGAGAGTGAGGGCTTCCAGCGCGCCCAGGGCGGAGCCGAGAGCGCCCCATTCCCCGTCGGTCATGGTCGCCAGCGCCTGGGTGACGTAGGCGCACATCAGGCGGTCGGCCTCGGCGACCCGCTGCTGGGCCGTCGCGGTGACGTACAGGCGCGCGACGCGCTTGTCGGAGGGGTCCTGCCGGCGTTCGAGCAGTCCGCGCTCGGTCAGCTGCGAGACCAGTGCGCTGACGTTGTTCGGCTTCATCAGCAGCGCCTTGGCCGTCTCGCGGACGGTGACGCCCTCGTTGGCCTGGACGTGCCGGAGCAGCGCGAGCTGCCCCTCGGGCGGCTTGGGGTGCGGGAAGTCCTGGCCGACGCGCCGGTCGAGAGCGCGGGACAGCGCGGGCAGGCACGCCACGAGACCTGCGGCCACGTGGTCGATGTCCTGTGCGGACGCGCTGTGCGGGGGCATGACAGCAGGATAGGTATCGCCAGATACCTATGTCAAAATACCTTTCTACGTCGCGGTCGTCCGCCCCGGCAGCCCGCGCATCGCCACCCGCTGCTCCGCATCGCTACCCGCCACCCGCTTACCCGCCGCCCGCCACCTCACCGGCGACGGCGGAACCGAGGCATGACGAAGCCCCCGCAAGACCGGCTCTGTACGTCAATGCC from Streptomyces sp. NBC_00237 carries:
- a CDS encoding MarR family winged helix-turn-helix transcriptional regulator; protein product: MPPHSASAQDIDHVAAGLVACLPALSRALDRRVGQDFPHPKPPEGQLALLRHVQANEGVTVRETAKALLMKPNNVSALVSQLTERGLLERRQDPSDKRVARLYVTATAQQRVAEADRLMCAYVTQALATMTDGEWGALGSALGALEALTLHLHHPAE